The nucleotide window AGGTGGACGACCTCGACATCATTGCGATCCGCCTTGCCAGCATCATTCCCGACAATGCGAAGCCAGTTCCCAGGAAGCCGGGCCCCGTGGGACAGTGGGCGATGGGGTCTGTCACGCTCATGTACCTGAGCGATGCGGTGGCGTGTTTCCAGGCAGCTGCAGAGGCTCCGCGCAAGTCTGGCATTCGCATCATGAACGCGGCTGCGTCGCAGGCGTGCGTGGATTCGACGGTTCCCGACACGCTCCGCGCGTGGTATGGAGCCGACGCTGACGCAATCGACTTCTCGCACTACGAGCCCCCGGGGCACGAGCGCGATTCCGTCTACGACATCCGTCGCATCGCCCAAGAGATCGGATTCGTGCCGCAGCGGAGCGTCCTTGCCTCCTGAGTGAGGTGCTTCTGCCACATGACCAGCGCCGTCGGCGTGTACATCGATGAGCATCGTGAAGATGTCGCGGACCTGCTGTCGGAGCTGGTTCGCATCCGCACGGTGAACCCTCCCGGCGAGAACTACGAAGCGGCTGTCGCGCTGCTGGAGTCCCACTGCGCGAGTCTCGGCATGGCGACTTCAACGGTCGATGTGCCGCCACAGGCCGCTCGCCGCGTTCTCGGACCGCACGCGGCGCATCCTCGCCGGAACCTGATCGCGCGCCTCGATCTCGGGCAGCGCCGGACGATCCACTTCAACTCGCACTTCGACGTGGTTCCCGTGTCCGGCGGTTGGCGCGTCGAACCGTTCTCGGGCGAGCGGCGCGGCGACTGGCTCTACGGACGTGGAGCCGACGACATGAAGGATTCGATTGCCGCGACGTTGTTGGCGGTCCGCGCCATCGTCGAAACCGGCGTGCAGACCGCCGCGAACGTCGAATGCTCGTTCACCGTGGACGAAGAGACGGGCGGGCAGCTCGGAGCCGGCTATCTCGCGCGGAAGGGGCTGATACGCGGCGATTGCGTGGTCAACTGCGAGGGTGGTGGCGGCTTGACGGTCGGGTACGGGCACAACGGCGTGCTCTGGTTGCGGGTCACGGTTCACGGGAAGGCGGCTCATGCGTCGGTTCCCCATGAGGGCGTGAACGCCTTCGAGAGGATGTCGGCTCTCGTTCAAGCGCTCGAGCCGCTCAAGGAGCGCCTGCGCGATCCTGAACGGTGCTACGTCACCGAGTCCGGCATCCGCCGACAACCGACGGTCAACGTCGGCGGAGTCTTCGCGGGGAGCGAAGGCGACAAGGAGAACACGGTTCCGGCGCTGGCATCGTTCACCATCGACCGGCGCGTCGTGCCCAACGAATCCATTGAAGACGCCGAAGCGGAACTACGGGCGGCAATCGAGGATGCGAGACGCGCGATTCCGGGCATCCGCGTGGATGTCGAAAGGACCCTCGCCATCGAGCCGTGCCTCGTCGACGCCAACTCGCGCTGCGTCCAGGAGTTCGCCCGCGTCGTGCGGCAGGTGCGGCGGCGACCCGTCAAGCTGTCCACGACGAGCGGTTTCACCGACCTGCACTACCTGGTCGGGCGCAAGGGGTTGCCGGGCGTCGGATACGGGCCCATCGGCGAGGGCGGGCACGGAGCCAACGAGCGAGTGCGCATCTCGGAAGTCGCGCAGACTGCGCGCATCTATGCCGAGTTCATCCGAACCGCGGATTTCGGCTGACAGCGCCCCAA belongs to Candidatus Poribacteria bacterium and includes:
- a CDS encoding ArgE/DapE family deacylase, which codes for MTSAVGVYIDEHREDVADLLSELVRIRTVNPPGENYEAAVALLESHCASLGMATSTVDVPPQAARRVLGPHAAHPRRNLIARLDLGQRRTIHFNSHFDVVPVSGGWRVEPFSGERRGDWLYGRGADDMKDSIAATLLAVRAIVETGVQTAANVECSFTVDEETGGQLGAGYLARKGLIRGDCVVNCEGGGGLTVGYGHNGVLWLRVTVHGKAAHASVPHEGVNAFERMSALVQALEPLKERLRDPERCYVTESGIRRQPTVNVGGVFAGSEGDKENTVPALASFTIDRRVVPNESIEDAEAELRAAIEDARRAIPGIRVDVERTLAIEPCLVDANSRCVQEFARVVRQVRRRPVKLSTTSGFTDLHYLVGRKGLPGVGYGPIGEGGHGANERVRISEVAQTARIYAEFIRTADFG